The following coding sequences lie in one Lolium perenne isolate Kyuss_39 chromosome 2, Kyuss_2.0, whole genome shotgun sequence genomic window:
- the LOC127336563 gene encoding uncharacterized protein — protein MQTAKVKAKDMVSSAKEKVKEGAADVQGKTGKAASSTHGEKEMAKEEERAHKAQAKAQKHQEKAEHRTDAAPGRHGTRVPTTAGTHGHHGPIGAPVDPAYPGTGTYPAAEKYI, from the coding sequence ATGCAGACGGCGAAGGTGAAGGCGAAGGACATGGTGAGCTCGGCAAAGGAGAAGGTGAAGGAGGGGGCAGCGGACGTGCAGGGCAAGACGGGCAAGGCAGCGTCGAGCACGCACGGCGAGAAGGAGATGGCCAAGGAGGAGGAGCGGGCACACAAGGCCCAGGCCAAAGCTCAGAAGCACCAGGAGAAGGCCGAGCACCGCACAGACGCCGCCCCAGGACGGCACGGCACGCGCGTGCCCACCACGGCCGGGACGCACGGCCACCACGGCCCCATCGGCGCGCCGGTCGACCCCGCGTATCCGGGCACCGGCACGTACCCGGCGGCGGAGAAGTATATCTAG